A DNA window from Brenneria izadpanahii contains the following coding sequences:
- a CDS encoding LacI family DNA-binding transcriptional regulator, translating into MKNQRVTLQDIAQLSGVTKMTVSRYLRTPDKVAPETAERIAKVMAEVDYCAENHKEGRPASLSPRIGILVPSFNNQIFSDLLTGIESITSANGYQTLVVNYNYDKTREEEQIINLLSCRISGLILTDSEHTLRANKYLESAEIPVAQVMDLEPLPGRIVVGFNNYQAAYDMTGALLASGKRHIVYFGSMSDIRDRKRYRGYSQAMEDAGLSPMQITPNKVSSVSIGAGMLALVRQMYPQVDAIFCTNDDIAVGVLQECLRQSIAIPSQMAISGFHGLDIGQATTPTVASVVTPRFEMGKVATEILIKKINKLPTIEYVDLHYRLSLGGTL; encoded by the coding sequence ATGAAAAATCAACGCGTCACGCTACAGGACATTGCTCAGTTATCTGGCGTTACCAAAATGACGGTCAGCCGTTATCTTCGTACCCCTGATAAAGTGGCGCCTGAAACCGCTGAACGTATCGCCAAGGTTATGGCTGAAGTTGATTATTGCGCGGAGAATCATAAAGAAGGCCGGCCCGCCTCCCTGTCGCCCCGCATCGGCATATTGGTTCCCTCTTTCAATAACCAAATATTTTCTGATTTGCTGACCGGCATCGAGTCAATAACCTCGGCGAATGGCTACCAAACCCTGGTAGTAAACTACAACTACGACAAGACGCGCGAAGAAGAACAGATCATCAATCTGCTATCGTGCCGGATATCCGGTCTGATTCTCACCGACTCCGAACATACGCTGCGCGCCAACAAATATCTGGAGTCGGCTGAAATTCCGGTTGCTCAGGTGATGGATCTGGAACCGCTTCCCGGCCGTATCGTCGTGGGATTCAACAACTATCAGGCCGCTTACGATATGACGGGCGCGCTGTTGGCCAGCGGGAAACGCCATATCGTTTATTTTGGCTCCATGTCGGATATCCGCGATCGCAAGCGCTATCGGGGTTATAGCCAGGCGATGGAAGACGCGGGCCTATCCCCGATGCAGATCACGCCGAATAAGGTTTCTTCGGTATCGATCGGCGCGGGTATGCTGGCGTTGGTGCGCCAAATGTATCCGCAGGTGGACGCCATCTTCTGCACCAATGACGATATTGCGGTCGGCGTATTGCAGGAATGCCTGCGGCAATCCATCGCGATACCGTCGCAGATGGCGATATCCGGCTTTCACGGCCTGGATATCGGTCAGGCCACTACCCCAACGGTCGCCAGCGTCGTCACGCCCCGCTTTGAGATGGGCAAGGTCGCAACCGAGATTCTGATAAAAAAAATCAATAAATTACCGACGATTGAATATGTCGATCTTCACTATCGGCTTTCGCTTGGCGGAACGCTCTAA
- a CDS encoding serine dehydratase subunit alpha family protein, whose translation MNKRESNPLWNEFIRVVQQEVKPAVGCTEPISVALASALAASYLPGRVERVTAKVSPNLMKNGMGVSVPGTGMVGLPIAAAVGAFGGDPQAGLEVLRYAEPQAIDAGKALLAQGGVSVSMMQPCEDILYSQVTVYSQQASATVTIAGSHTNVIRIEKNGEVLFDERLNGGCQADAHVDGGGLKKATTREVYDFATQVEFERLRFILDSAELNAALSREGLSKHYGLHIGATLARQREQGLLSHDLLSDIMIRTAAASDARMGGAVLPAMSNSGSGNQGIAATMPVVVAAEYLGSGEEKLARALMLSHLTAIYIHSKLPALSALCAATTAAMGAAAGIAWLIAGRYEPVAMAIGSMIGDVSGMICDGASNSCAMKVSTSVSAAYKAVLMALDNSAVTGNEGIVAHDVDQSIANLCALACGSMQQTDVQIIEIMASKAQ comes from the coding sequence ATGAATAAGCGCGAAAGCAATCCGTTGTGGAATGAATTTATCCGCGTCGTACAGCAGGAAGTCAAACCGGCGGTAGGATGCACCGAGCCTATTTCAGTGGCGCTGGCATCTGCGCTGGCGGCCTCTTATCTGCCGGGGAGGGTGGAGCGAGTGACCGCCAAGGTGTCGCCTAACCTGATGAAAAACGGGATGGGCGTGTCGGTTCCCGGCACCGGTATGGTTGGTCTGCCCATCGCCGCCGCGGTTGGCGCATTCGGCGGCGATCCGCAGGCCGGGCTGGAAGTTCTTCGCTACGCCGAACCTCAGGCTATAGACGCGGGGAAAGCGCTATTGGCGCAAGGCGGCGTTAGCGTCAGCATGATGCAGCCCTGCGAGGACATTCTTTACTCACAGGTAACCGTGTACAGTCAGCAGGCGTCCGCTACGGTCACCATCGCGGGCAGCCACACCAACGTTATCCGCATTGAAAAGAATGGCGAGGTGCTTTTCGATGAGCGCTTGAACGGCGGCTGCCAGGCCGATGCGCATGTTGATGGCGGCGGTCTTAAAAAGGCAACGACGCGGGAAGTTTACGATTTCGCCACTCAGGTCGAGTTTGAGCGCCTTCGCTTTATTCTGGATTCGGCTGAACTGAACGCCGCGCTTTCCCGTGAAGGGCTGAGTAAGCATTATGGATTGCATATCGGCGCCACCCTGGCGCGTCAGCGCGAGCAGGGATTGCTGTCGCATGATTTGCTCTCGGATATCATGATCAGAACCGCTGCGGCTTCGGATGCGCGTATGGGCGGCGCCGTACTACCCGCGATGAGTAATTCGGGATCGGGCAATCAGGGGATTGCGGCGACCATGCCGGTGGTGGTGGCGGCGGAATATTTGGGCAGCGGCGAAGAGAAACTGGCGCGCGCGCTGATGCTCTCTCATCTGACGGCCATTTACATCCATAGCAAGCTCCCCGCGCTTTCGGCGCTGTGCGCCGCGACGACGGCCGCCATGGGCGCGGCGGCCGGTATCGCCTGGTTGATTGCCGGCCGTTACGAACCAGTGGCGATGGCCATCGGCAGTATGATCGGCGATGTGAGCGGCATGATATGCGACGGCGCGTCCAATAGCTGCGCGATGAAAGTTTCGACCAGCGTCTCCGCCGCTTATAAAGCGGTACTGATGGCGCTCGATAACAGCGCGGTCACCGGCAACGA